The sequence TTCGAACCTGCTACCGACAGCTTAGAAGGCTGCTGCTCTTCCAAATGAGCTACGGGGGCCGGCGAGGCCGGTTTCGACGGCGACGGCGGCTGTGTGTATGGCTGCGACTGAGGCGCCGCCAAAGCCCCCACAGTCATTCTGAGCCGCATCGACCCGCTTGCGGGCCGATACGAGCGAAGAATCTGCTGTTTCTCTCCACGTGGCAAAAAAAACAGATTCCTCGCTTCGCTCGGAATGACAATGGGTGGCAAGACCGCCCTCCTGGTCACCATCTCCTACGACCGGAAGATCATCAATCGGGGTGAGAGGATTTGAACCTCCGACACCTTGGTCCCAAACCAAGTGCGCTACCAGGCTGCGCCACACCCCGACATGCACCCAAAATACGTCACCGCCGATCCGACAGGGGAGGGTTTTCACATACGCCCCGCGGGAGGTTCGGAGGGTGGGTGCTTTGCACCCACCACAGGGGGCTGGAAGCCCCCTGTCCTCACACACAGAAGCATCGCGGACAGGGGGCTTTCAGCCCCCTGATCCCGGTCGAACCAGTTCTTCCAGCCACCTGGCCGCCGCCCGGAATGCCCGTCCCCGATGCGACAGCCGATTCTTGTCCTCTGCGGATGCCTCCGCGAATGTGCACCCCAGCTCCGGCACGAAGAACACCGGATCATAGCCGAATCCGCCCGCGCCATGTGCCTCGCGCGTGATTGTGCCGGACACGACTCCCTCGAACAACTCCACGGTCTCGGCATCGCGCGCCAGTGCGGCGACACAGCGAAAGCGGGCGGTCCGTCGATCGTCCGGCACATCCGCCATCATCCTCAACAACTTCACATTGTTATCGGCGAAGGTGCATCCCGGCCCGGCAAAGCGCGCCGAAATCACCCCCGGTGCGCCGTCCAGCGCATCGACTTCAAGCCCCGAATCATCGGCCAGCGACCAGAGTCCCGTCGCCCGAAAGGCGGCCAGGGCCTTGATCCGCGCGTTCTCCTCCATTGTCGCACCGATCTCATCCGGCTCAGGGAACTCGGTGAAATCGGATGCCGTCAGAACCCGGATCGGCAGCGGACCCAGAATGGCCCGTATCTCTGCAATCTTGTGCGCGTTGTTGGTTGCCAGCACCAGTCGGGAAGGGGCACGATGGCTGTCAGCGATCATCGCGTGCTCCCGAACCCTGCGTGTCTGGCGAAGGAATCGGATTCCCTTCATTTGGGGACAAGCAGGTTCCTCGCCCCGCTCGGAACGACAACCCCCCTCTGGATATTGGAGATTCTCCTGTCACCCCGAGCGAAGCGAGGGGTCTGCTTTTTTCTGGAAAGACGCATTGCATGGACATTCTCAGCGAACCGGCGCCGCCACACCATACTGGTGCAATGTCTCCAAGTCGACCACCTCGACCGGCGCCACGTCCCGTCCCAAGAACCGCCGACCGACCATTTGAAAGCGCCCCGGCGTGTCGGAGACATAGAAGCGGTGCTCCGGCGATTCTGCGGCTTCGCGATGGTGGTTCCGAGACACAAGCCGCGCGCTCACCGCATGTGCCACCGCCGTGGCCGAATCGATCAGCCGTACCGATGGCCCTAACACGGCGGCGATATCCGCCTTCAGAAGTGGGTAGTGCGTACAACCGAGAACCAAGGTGTCGATCCCGTCGGCGATGAACGGCGTCAGGTACTCCTCGGCGACCAATCTCGTCGCCGGCTTCCCCGCGAATCCCTCCTCTGCCAACGCGACAAACAAGGGGCAGGGTCTGGCGACCACATCGATGTCAGGCGCGAGGCGTTTCAATGCCCGGCTGTAGGCCCCCGAGTTGATCGTTGCTTCCGTGCCGATGATCCCGATCCGGCCGTTGCGTGTGGCCGCCACCGCATCGGCTGCCCCCGGCTCGATGACTCCGATCACATCCACGGTGGAAAAGGCCACAACTTCCTCCAACGCCAGTGCCGAGGCCGAATTGCACGCCACCACGATGAACTTGCATCCCAGATGGTCGAGAAACCCCGTGATCTGACGGGCAAACTCGACGATCACGGTCTTCGAACGGACGCCATAGGGATACCGTCCTGTGTCGCCGAAATACACCAGCGGCTCGGCCGGGTAGGCCCGCGACAGGGCGTCGAACACAGTCAGTCCGCCCACCCCGGAATCAAAGATGCCGATTGGTCTGTCTTTCATTCTGTCTCAGATAACCTCTCCCTCCGGCTCGCCCCGAGCGAAGTCGAGGGGGAGAGGTCGATCCGCCGGAGGCGGATCGGGTGAGGGCCTCTTTTGTTCCATTTCGCGTCTTGGAATTCACCGCCGCCGGTGCATCGTCCGCCGCAGTTGACGTTCGGTCTCGCGCTTGACGATCGCCTCACGCTTGTCGTGGGCTTTCTTGCCGCGTCCAAGACCCAGCTCGATCTTGGCCACCTTCCCCTTGAAATAGACGCGCAACGGCACGAGGGTCAGCCCCTCCTGTTGCGTCTCGACGCCCAAACGGCGTATCTGCCGTCGCGACAACAGCAGCTTACGTGTCCGCGTCGGGTCATGATTGAATCGGTTCCCGGCCGTGTATTCCGGAATATGGACTCCGACAAGCCATGCCTGGCCGTTCTCGATGCGGGCGTAACCCTCCTTCAGGTTGCATTTGCCGTCCCGCAGCGACTTGACCTCAGTCCCGACCAGGACCAACCCCGCCTCGAATGTGTCCAGGATTTCGTACCGAAAGTTCGCCTTGCGGTTCGTGGCGATGATCTTCACAGTCGGTGCGGGCAGGTCGGCCATGGGGGCAATAAAGACCGGCGGCCAATCTCGTTCAACGCGTAAGTGTGCCGTTGCGGTTCCCGTTGGAGCATTGAAACAAGGATCGGGCCTGTTACCCGGTTTCTCCGTCCATGGGAATAGAGCCGGGGCGCAGCGGGTAACTGGGTTGCCCGCGGGAGTTGCCAATTCCCCCGCGGATGGCTTCCTTTCTCAATCATCCAACGCCGCGATCCCATGTCCCCGACTTCGCTGCCGACCCATCCCAAGTGCATCGTGCACAGCGTCCTGTTACTGCTCGCGGTATGCCTGCTCCCCGCGACGGCGCTGGCCGCGCGCGGCGCAACCGGAGCGATCGCCGTGACAGTTGTCGACGACAAGACGGGCGAGCCGCTGCCGGGGGCCTCGGTGTATCTCCCGCTCTTGGGTCGCGGTGGAGCCGCCGACCAAGAGGGGCGTTTCCGCTTCAGCGGTCTGGGCTCCGGCTTCTACGCCGTGGAAATCTCGATGATCGGCTACATCCGCTGGCGGCAGGAGAATGTCCGCGTGCGGCCGGACACGGCCACGCAACTACGGGTCCGCCTCACCGCCACGATCCTCCCTCTGGGTGAAGAGATCGTCGTCCTGGGAGAGCGGGCGCTGCTGGATGTCAATGAGCCCGCCACTCGGCGCGCCGTCACCGGCGCCGAGCTGGCGCAGGGCGCCGGCATCACGCCGATGGAGGCGGTGATGCAGCAACCGGGTGTGACGCAGGTCGATCGCGAGGTCCATATTCGTGGCGGGCGGACCTATGAGACCGACTACACGGTCGATGGTATCTCCGTCACCGATCCGTTTCTCCGCCAGGGGATGGCGGTACAACTGTCGCCGCGGGCCATCGAGCGCCTGCAGGTGCAGACCGGGGGAATCGGCCCGGACAATGGCGCCGCCTCGTCGGGCCTTGTCGCTATCGACACCCGCAATCCGGAGACTCATCTCACCGCTACGGTGACCTACACGACCGACCGTCTCGCGCCCAGCGCCGCGGGCGATTGGAACTCTGATGGAGCGGAATTATCCCTCTCGGGTCCGCTCAACGCGCTGGGGTTGCCGTCCGTCTCCCACGATCCCCGCTTGGAGCCGGGTTTCGTATTGAACCTGGGAAGCGCCCTGACCGACACGCACATGGGTTCGGGTCACCCCAGTTCGTCGGTGTGGGGAGGCAGCCGCTGGACGCCGCGCTCGGAGGACCGCTACCATGCACTGATCAAGCTCTCTTGGCGCGTCACACCGCATCACCGTCTGGTCTTCCTGCATTCGGGCGAGACGAACATCGGCCAGGACCGTAGCGTGCTCGACACGTGGATCCGCACCGCCACCTACAGCTATGGCTGGCCCTACGCCTATGCTCGTAACTTACAGGATTACGACACATTCACACGCCAGGCGAACACACAGCAATTCCACTGGGAGTACCGCCCCGGAGAGAATGCGGCATTGACCGTAAGCGCCGCTCGGGTCTTCTCCCGTCTGCATGCCGACGCCAACGGCAAAAGCCCTGATCTCTACCTGCCGCCGCAGGACACCGGCCCGGCCATCGTGGAGGTGACCCCCGATTCGACATTCTTCACCATTCAAAAAGGAGACGGCTTCTATGACGTCGGCGACGGCGACTTATGGTACGACCACTATGCCGAGACCCAGACACTGAAGGCCGACCTGCGCTGGACGCCGCGGCCGAATTGGAATCTGTCGGTCGGAAGCGAGGGTTCCTCCGGCACCGTGCAGGTGATCGACATCTTCCGCCCTTGGATCGGATTAGGGGGGCTGAACACCGACTACTATCGCGCCCATCCCGCCTCCGGTGCCGGGTGGCTCCAGAGCCGGTTCAATTTCCAGGGGGCGGTTCTCGACGTCGGCCTGCGCGGAGAACTCTGGTGGCCGGGGACATATCTGGAGGATGCCGTCAACGACACGACCTTGCCGAATATCACTCCCACGATGAGGGAGGAGTTCCTCGCCCACACGTCCACTGTGTTCGGCCATCAAGCCCAGGGATGGGTCCTGCCACGCGTCGGTCTCTCGTTTGCCTTGGGACCGTCGGCATCGCTCTATGTCTCCTACGATCGCCTGGCCCAGAGGCCGAATCCCCGCTACTTGTATGCGAAGCTGAAGTCCCGTTCTCCCGCCACCTTCCAGTTGTTCGGGAATCCGGCTCTGGTACCCGAGAGGACCACCGCCATCGAAGGCGGCATCAAGTGGCTGCGCGGACCCGACTGGGCCTTGACAGTCAGCGTCTACCAACGTGAAGTCAAAGACTACATCGCCGCCACCGTTGTGGTTCCCGATCCGGATGCTCCCGAGACATTCTGGTATGCTTATGCCAACCGCCAGTCGGCGCTCTCGCGCGGGGTGGAGTTGACGCTCGAAGGACGTGTCCGCCCGACATTCCATGCCACGGGGATGCTGAACCTGGCGCGGGTCACCGGCGAGCATTCCCTTCCTTCGGACATCTGGCGCGGACGTCAGACACGAGAGAGCGAGGTTCTCTTCGAGGAAGTCCGCCTCGATTGGGACAAACCCTGGCGCGTGGCGCTGACCGCGGGTCTGACATTCGGAGGCGACAATCGTCCGCGCATTCTCGGCCTCGGACTTTGGCGCAACTGGGATTTGAATGTCTCATTCTGGGCCGAAGCCGGGAAGCGATTCACACCCTACGGCGATTCGGTGACGGCCACGGCGGACACGGTCTACTTCCGCACCGGCGCTCCGAATTCCGAACTCGGCCCGTGCTGGAGCTCCCTGGACGTTACGTGGGAGAAGCACTTCAAGCTGGGCCACACGACGTTGTCGCTGGTGATCGCCGCAACGAATCTGCTCAACCACCGCAACATCACGCTCATCAACCCGGTGACCGGCGACGCCTATCGACGCGGCGAGCCGATTCCCACCGGCGACAACTTCTTTGAGACCGCCCCGACCGGATACAACCTGCCGATCTGGGACGACCCGGCAGGTTACGATGATCCCTTGCACTGGCTGTTCGGTGTGAAATGGAGCTGGTGAAGAACTCGGAGACCCATACGAAAGGTAGGAGCGGTCAGGTCGCGAGAACAGCAGGTTCCTCGCTGCGCTCGGAACGACAGGCCCACTCTTGGAACAGCGTGGCCCTTGTCACCCCGAGCCGAGCGAGGGGTCTGCTTTGCGACGGCGGCGAGCATTCCGTCAGATGATGACAGTGTGAAGACCATGCGGTCCATTCTGCCAACATGCGTCTGTCTTGGTACAGCCATCCTATCGGGTGCTGTGCTCGTCGTCGGCTGCGGCGAGAAGATCCCTCTCCCGACCGGCATCCAGAATGACCCCAGCGGCCGCCTCCTCGACACCGTCTACATCGCCGTTGTCCCTCATTGGACAGGGGCGGGCGGCATTCCGTTCGTGCGACCGCGGGGCGTCTCGGTCGGGTACGACCGCACCATCTACGTCTGCGACTCGGTCAACAATCGGGTCGTCCGTCTTGATACGGAGGGGAACTTCCTTGAACAATACACAATGCCCGGCCCCGTCGCCGTGACTCAGGATCGGGGTCTGAACCTGGTCGCCGTCAACAACACCCGCACCGTCTGGGTGCGACGCTTCCTTGCTCATGGCGATTTCGTGGCGTTCGCCGATGCCGATTCCTTTCAGTATTGCCGCCCGATCGGGAAGGGGGACTCGATCTGCATGTGGCTGTTGCCGCGCCTGCTGGACATCACCTCTTCGCCCGATGCGGCCGGTTGGTTCTATGTGAACGAGGACTGGTCCGGGCAGATCCTGCGTTTCACTCTGGGCTACCCGCAGTTGTCAAATGTGTTCCGGCGCGGCTCCGCCATCGGCCAAGTCTATGCGGCCACCGGTGTGGCGACATCCCCGGTCGGGACCGGAGGATACCGGCTGATCGTCACCCAGTACGGCCCTGAGCAGGGCGTGCAGTACTTTGACGGCTCCACCAAACTCCCCGTGATCACCGACGCCTCGGCCGACGTCTATCATCGCACCTTGGCGGACTACAAGACGGTCGCCGCCGATCGCTTGGGCAACGTTTATATCCTGCACCGCGAGGCCGCCCAGGTGATGGTCTTCGACAAGCGCGGCCGCTATGTGCTCGCCTTCGG comes from Candidatus Zixiibacteriota bacterium and encodes:
- the rdgB gene encoding RdgB/HAM1 family non-canonical purine NTP pyrophosphatase, with protein sequence MIADSHRAPSRLVLATNNAHKIAEIRAILGPLPIRVLTASDFTEFPEPDEIGATMEENARIKALAAFRATGLWSLADDSGLEVDALDGAPGVISARFAGPGCTFADNNVKLLRMMADVPDDRRTARFRCVAALARDAETVELFEGVVSGTITREAHGAGGFGYDPVFFVPELGCTFAEASAEDKNRLSHRGRAFRAAARWLEELVRPGSGG
- the murI gene encoding glutamate racemase, with translation MKDRPIGIFDSGVGGLTVFDALSRAYPAEPLVYFGDTGRYPYGVRSKTVIVEFARQITGFLDHLGCKFIVVACNSASALALEEVVAFSTVDVIGVIEPGAADAVAATRNGRIGIIGTEATINSGAYSRALKRLAPDIDVVARPCPLFVALAEEGFAGKPATRLVAEEYLTPFIADGIDTLVLGCTHYPLLKADIAAVLGPSVRLIDSATAVAHAVSARLVSRNHHREAAESPEHRFYVSDTPGRFQMVGRRFLGRDVAPVEVVDLETLHQYGVAAPVR
- the smpB gene encoding SsrA-binding protein SmpB, encoding MADLPAPTVKIIATNRKANFRYEILDTFEAGLVLVGTEVKSLRDGKCNLKEGYARIENGQAWLVGVHIPEYTAGNRFNHDPTRTRKLLLSRRQIRRLGVETQQEGLTLVPLRVYFKGKVAKIELGLGRGKKAHDKREAIVKRETERQLRRTMHRRR
- a CDS encoding TonB-dependent receptor — encoded protein: MSPTSLPTHPKCIVHSVLLLLAVCLLPATALAARGATGAIAVTVVDDKTGEPLPGASVYLPLLGRGGAADQEGRFRFSGLGSGFYAVEISMIGYIRWRQENVRVRPDTATQLRVRLTATILPLGEEIVVLGERALLDVNEPATRRAVTGAELAQGAGITPMEAVMQQPGVTQVDREVHIRGGRTYETDYTVDGISVTDPFLRQGMAVQLSPRAIERLQVQTGGIGPDNGAASSGLVAIDTRNPETHLTATVTYTTDRLAPSAAGDWNSDGAELSLSGPLNALGLPSVSHDPRLEPGFVLNLGSALTDTHMGSGHPSSSVWGGSRWTPRSEDRYHALIKLSWRVTPHHRLVFLHSGETNIGQDRSVLDTWIRTATYSYGWPYAYARNLQDYDTFTRQANTQQFHWEYRPGENAALTVSAARVFSRLHADANGKSPDLYLPPQDTGPAIVEVTPDSTFFTIQKGDGFYDVGDGDLWYDHYAETQTLKADLRWTPRPNWNLSVGSEGSSGTVQVIDIFRPWIGLGGLNTDYYRAHPASGAGWLQSRFNFQGAVLDVGLRGELWWPGTYLEDAVNDTTLPNITPTMREEFLAHTSTVFGHQAQGWVLPRVGLSFALGPSASLYVSYDRLAQRPNPRYLYAKLKSRSPATFQLFGNPALVPERTTAIEGGIKWLRGPDWALTVSVYQREVKDYIAATVVVPDPDAPETFWYAYANRQSALSRGVELTLEGRVRPTFHATGMLNLARVTGEHSLPSDIWRGRQTRESEVLFEEVRLDWDKPWRVALTAGLTFGGDNRPRILGLGLWRNWDLNVSFWAEAGKRFTPYGDSVTATADTVYFRTGAPNSELGPCWSSLDVTWEKHFKLGHTTLSLVIAATNLLNHRNITLINPVTGDAYRRGEPIPTGDNFFETAPTGYNLPIWDDPAGYDDPLHWLFGVKWSW
- a CDS encoding NHL repeat-containing protein; the encoded protein is MRSILPTCVCLGTAILSGAVLVVGCGEKIPLPTGIQNDPSGRLLDTVYIAVVPHWTGAGGIPFVRPRGVSVGYDRTIYVCDSVNNRVVRLDTEGNFLEQYTMPGPVAVTQDRGLNLVAVNNTRTVWVRRFLAHGDFVAFADADSFQYCRPIGKGDSICMWLLPRLLDITSSPDAAGWFYVNEDWSGQILRFTLGYPQLSNVFRRGSAIGQVYAATGVATSPVGTGGYRLIVTQYGPEQGVQYFDGSTKLPVITDASADVYHRTLADYKTVAADRLGNVYILHREAAQVMVFDKRGRYVLAFGQQGTDSLGLSSPSGIAVLDETILIADTGNNRIVRYQMTAVPEN